The Bos indicus x Bos taurus breed Angus x Brahman F1 hybrid chromosome 3, Bos_hybrid_MaternalHap_v2.0, whole genome shotgun sequence genome segment TTAAATTGCCGATCATGCATGACTAGACCTCTAAAGTGGCCTTTTGTCTTTCCCACCCTCACAGGTGTGGTTCCCCAGAGTGCACCACCAGTGCCAACAGGCTCTTCCCGCTTCCATTTCCCACCTCTGGACACCCATTCTCCAACTAGTGATGTGCAGCCAGGGCGGTTCTCTGCTAGCTCTCTAACTGCTTCTGGCCAAGAGTCAAGCAATGGCATTGATAGAAAGGTGGAGCTTTCAGAGCTGGAGGATGGCCCAGCCGCTGACTGGCGCCGGGGCGTGGATCTCATGTCCTCCCGAAGTGCCGTGGGTGGAGGGATTGGCCACCAGAAGCGCAAGCCTGACATCATGCTTCCTTTGTTCTCCAGGCCAGGGATGTACCCTGACCCCCACAGTCCCTTCGCCGTCTCTCCGATCCCAGGCCGCGGAGGCGTCCTTCACGTCCCCGTCTCACCAGCCCTGCCCCTGACCCCCACCATCTTCTCCTACAGCCCCTCGCCAGGCCTGAGCCCCTTCACCAGCAGCAGTCGCTTCTCCTTCAGCCCTGAGGAAATGAAACACTACCTTCACTCTCAAGCCTGTTCCGTGTTCAACTACCATCTGAGTCCACGGACATTCCCTCGGTACCCAGGGCTCATGGTGCCACCACTGCAGTGCCAGGCGCACCCCGAGGAGCCATCCCAGTTTTCCATCAAGCTGCAGCCCCCACCCATCGGGCGGAAGAACCGGGAGAGGGTGGAGAGCAGCGAGGAGGCAGCACCTGTCCCTGTTCCCACACTGACTCCTGTCCCACCGAGGATTAAGGTGGAGCCAGCCTTGGAAAAGGCTCCTGAGAGCCTCAGGCAGTCGGCACGGGAGAAGGAGGAGCGCTCTCAAGAAGAGGGCACTGTGCCAGGCAGGACCACGGAGGAGGAAAAAAGCACCATCTTTGCCCGCCCGGCTGCACCGCCTGTGTGGCCTTCTGTACCCATTAGCACCCCAAGTGAAGAACCCCTGGAGGTGTCTGAAGACAGTGAGGACAGGCCTGGCAAAGAGCCCGGGGCACCTGAGAAGAAAGAAGATGCCCTAATGCCCCCCAAGCTTCGGTTGAAGCGGCGCTGGAATGATGACCCTGAAGCCCTGAGTAAGAATGGCAAGTTTCTCTGGAATGGGTCCGGACCCCGGGGCTTGGCAACAGCTGCTGCTGATGCTTAGAACTGGAAGAGGATTGGGAGCTGTTTATACTATAatcaaaacacacacatgtatttatgTAGCAAGATttcagggtggggggtggggagggaattaGACTGGTTTGATCATTCTAGGGGTGTAgacttgtatttttgttttggggATAGGATGGGGTGTCTTCTGTTGTAAATTAGGTGGGATGTGAACACACTTTTTCCTGGTGAGTAGGACGGGATTGGTAttgaactgaaaagagaaagagCCTCTTTCCTATTGAGGCTTACACTTTGACAAACTCCCAGAGGGCCAAGAAACTGTTTGGTCCCATAATAGTTCAGGTTCCAGacttatttcttttctattgtatttatatatggaaagccattaatgaatttattttgctCTGAGAGAGACACATAAAGGGAAAGGGGCATGGTTGGGAGGTTGAGCAGCCAGAGACCATTAATACTAAGTATTTTGCCTGAAATGtttctttataattatttcagGGGAGAAGTAAGATAATCTGTCTTACTGGGGCAGGGGGATGTTCACgtgttgctctttttctttttccctttgttgttgtttggctttttttttttgatatagaATGTTTTCAGGAAACATGAAATGTACTGCCAGTTAGAGCGGGGCTGGGAAGGCACAGGCACCAAGCCTCAGCTACCTGGTTGAGACAGGAAGCCCTGCTGTGAATTTCTTGGACATTTCACCTACTTCCTCTATTAAGAAGCCATGAGGAGTTGTAAACTCTTGttcagggaagaaagaagaggacaGAAGGAAGTAACCTGatgcctttaaaaacaaaaacacaaaaattattatttttttttccaccgTGCGTTTAGGGAGCCAAACCAGTGTGTGACTGTGAGCGAGTTGACTGAGACACGAGTTGAAGATGTCTCTGTTGTGTCTGCTGCTCTTACCGTTTTCTTCAGTCAAAGCCTTAACAAtgaacatacttcaacatgatACGGGTCTGTCAGCGTAAACCTGTAAAAGGGCATGGACAGCTTTTCAGATAATCCAGAGGTGTTGGAAATGGTTAAACTTTAAGCTGGTATTTAATCATCCCCACTTGATGTTATTGGGATGGGTAGCAGAAAGGCAGGATTGTGGGCTTTAAGGGCAAATTATACTTGGAAATGCAGAAGGTGGCTGGGGGTACAAGTGGATGTGTATGAGGTTGAAGGAAGAGGTGGATAGGAAACACAGAAGGCAGACAGATGCCACAGGGCTGGCAGAAGTGAACCGTGGGGGTCTGTCCTGACGTGTTGCCATTCTTGCCATACCCATTCCCCTAGATCGTACTAATTCTTAAGATCAGTTGACTGTCCATGAAACTCCAGGGATTGTTTCTGCATGGGAAGTTCTGTTGCATCAACTTCAAAGGAATGGGAAGGTATTGATCATATGTGAAGCAAAAGGAACCTGGACTAAGGGCAGACAGAATCCACAGCCAGCTGTGTGTACGTGTGCGCACATGTAGTACATAGATACAGAAATACCTAACATGGCTCAGACCCTCAAGCAGCAGAGGGGGGAATAACTGCATATCTGGTAGGGGCAGGAAGTGGGCACAGGGATGCTTTCAAGAAATTCCTGACTCCATCTTACCCTAGGTGAACTCTATGTCCTAAGAAGCacttgagggttgtctttttatggtgggggtggggggtttttttttaaactggagtgcATGCTTGAGAGAGGAGCCCGGGAAAGGTTAGAGCAGGTGAGTGAGTTATTAGATGGTTTAAGATGACTTGAGTCcatcatgccttttttttttttggcagttgtCCTCCCCTTTGTTTGAAATTCCATGAGTGACTTGTCTTTCCCTGGAAAAAGGATTAGGAGAGTGGTCCCTAACAACTCAGGCTGCCTTTGGTTGGTTGTGTTTTTGTCGGTTCCTTTCTCTGTACCTCGACTTACCTCGAATCAGAATAGCAAGCCCAGGCAGGTGGAAGAGGCATCTCTGCTTGGCATTGCCCAATCTAACCAGGGAGGCTGGCTGCCCACCACCTCTGTCCACTGGAGCGGAGGCGCCGGCAGGTGTCAGTATGAACTCAGGAATAGACATGAGgcctttaaaaaagagagagaaaaatccatGATGCGTACCTGTAACCCCCTAGAACCCAAGTGCCAGAATTAATTCCTAGATGCTGCTTCTGTTTGAATAAAAAGTCACTGCTTTTACACTTGAAAAACACTCAAAAAATGTTCAACTCCATGAAAACTGTTTTTGGCTTTAAGAAACTGTTTGATGTTTAACTGTTTCCTTTGATTGCCATTCCACCAGTAAATTGTTGGTTGATTTGCACTGCACACTGGGGTTGGGGGAGTGTACTACTCAGAGCTGAACTTGGGATTGCCTGGGAAGTGGACCAGGGGATGTGGAGGTCATTGATATATCCTGGGGCAAAGGGGTGGGAGATAGTTTTTCTCCCCCAAGTCCACTCCTGGCAGCACCTGTCACAAGCCTGGCACAAAGCCAGGTCATTCTCTTCTGTGAACATCTCATCACTGACAGCATGTGGAAGGGGGCGGACAACACCAGGTCTATTTTCCCTCCCCATTTTTTCCAGCTTTTGCTGtgccaaatgtttaaaaatttgcaAAGACACATTCTGAACTTGTATTAATCAAGAGCATGTTGTTGCAAGCCGTTTGCTTTTCTGGCTATAGGGAAGAACACAGTATAGAGACCTCTTCAGGGCATCCAGACTTGCtgagtgtttgttttttaagaaccGCTAGGAGTGAAAAATGAACAGTAAGTCCCTCCAACCCCAGTTTTCAAGCTGCACTGCATTAAACCCAGCTCGCTAACAGGGAATCACTGCACCCTAGTCCTCAGTGGGCCAAGAAACTTTCAgaagcattaaaagaaaaaaatagttgaagTATATCACTTCTTACCAAGCGGGTAGAGTCAGTTAGTTGGCTGTTTGTcccttgttttttatttattccatAAATATGTTTGTGTTCTTTGTTTTATAGACAGTaatgaaatatacttttaaatttgggggaaaaCTGATCCAGTCTTTCAAgaactgtttgatttttttgttcttggcagggtgggggtggggcgttACCAGttaatttgttttgaaatatttaggCATTCTTTGAGTTATAAAATTGTGATGCAGGGATATTTGGAAATTCACACATGAAAGGTGACTTCACTAGTTACCCGCTTAAGCagaatagtgtgtatatgtacataacaTGTAAGTAATCCTCACTCCATTGTGCAGTGCCTTTTAGATGTTCTGCTTTCTATAAAGTCTTCaaatttttgcatatatatattatatatatatgatgtaatgttatagaaatatatgtataatatacatattttttccagGGGTATCTGATAGCTCTGTATTTTGTTATggaagttgaaagaaaaaaaaaaagtattttacctcagaagttaaataaaaaaaaaaaagtacttttaagTAACGTTTGCAGAGTGTTGGTTTTGTTGTCGCCACGCCGAGCCAGGGTGGTTGTGCCGGAGCATCTGCTGCGTGCACACTCGTTCACCCACCCCCACACTTGATTCCTGTTGTGCAGGGACCAACATGGTGAGGGCGGTCCCTTAACAGTTTTGGAGATGGTCAGTTTCCTTGTGTTGATGGCTGCTTCTGGATAGAATACCACTGCAGCCACAGACAAGTTGGTTGGGGAATTTCACCCTCCAGATTGATTGGAGAAATCATTCAGAGTACATGGCAAAGCCAGAAACAGTAGGCCACACTTTGTATGAAGTATGAAgtgttcagaataggcaaatctgtaGAAAAAACACAGGTTAATGGTTGCTGTGTAGATTGGTAATGGGTCACATTTTCTTTTggggggtgataaaaatgttccagAGTTAGTGATGGTAGTTGTACAATTTGAACAGAAAACACACTGAATTAGCCACTCCTGAAAGGGTGACTCTTCTGGTATGTGAGTAATAATCGCAATAAAGATGGTTTTGTTATTATGTTTTTTGGCcgcagcttgcagaatcttacccaaccagggattgaacctgtaccccctgcgttgggagcacagtctcaaccactggactgcgagACAggtcctttgttttgttttttaagtatatgAAAGGCCAGTGTGAGGGAAACCTAGTATTTCCCAGAAGAGGCCAAGAGTCAAGAGAAGTAGGAGGAGAACTTAAGTATCACATAACACACCCGAACAAAAATGGTGCCAGGCTTTTCTTCGTTCAGTCGCCAAATTGTGTCCAAcacttcgcaaccccgtggactgcagcacgccaggctgctcctctgcccttcactgttttccggagtttgctcaaattcatgtccattgagttgctgttgctgatgctatctaaccatttcatcctctgacgtccccttcttttgccttcaatctttcccagcatctgtcttttccaaagagtcagctcttcacatcaagtggcaaACATattagggcttcagcatcagtccttccagtgaatatccagggttgatttcctttaggatcgactggtttgatgttgctgtccaagggactctcaaatccAAACTAAGTAATCTCATTTTACTCTTGAGATAGGCAAATTGAGCCCAACATTTGTAGAGTCATAGCCAGGTGTTAAATTTGACTTCTATGAAAGGATCCTGTGAGTTCGAGAAGGCTGGAATTTATGAGGGGTAAGGCCAAAGGGGCAAACTAGGATGGATTATGAAGGGTCTTAGGAGATACCTAGAGTTTACATTTTATTCTGCTAGCAGTGGTCATCCCCAGTATTACGCAGAAGAGTTTGAGCTAGGCCAAGGAGCAGGAAGGCCAGCTTGTGAAGTGAACATCTCTGCTATCATGAGACTATTAACTCATTTTGGCAGGAAGAAGTGATGTGATAGAGGCTGACTGGTTgactccctcagttcagttcagtcgcttagtcgtgtccgactctttgcgaccccatgaaccgcagcaccccaggcctccctgtccatctggaCAACCAACTCTACCCAAACTCaagtgcattgagtcggtgatgccatccaaccatcttctctgtcgtccccttctcctcctgccctcaatctttgccagcatcagggtcttttcaaactaggcagctcttcgcatcaggtggccaaagtattggaagcaacccaaatcaAGCTGGGAATGATTGGGCTTGGATTCAGACTCTCTAAGAGAGCCTCCTGATTCTTTCCCATCCTCAGGCTGCTGAAAGCAAAGTGAGGCTTGTTAGGAATGAAACTGAATGTCATTTTGAGATCAGGAAGGATCCCAGGCCACTGGTCCTGCCACCCCCTGTTGGCCATTCAATGCACAGAATTATACAGCAGTTATTCAAATTCTGAGCAAAGAGAGGAGTGAGTGATGGTGAGCAGAGGGGAAGAAGTAAGGAAAGACATGGAGCTTCAGCATGAGAAcacaggcaggggagggggttTCAGGGTTTGAGAGATGAGAAAGTGTAAATCTCAGAGCCTGTCAAGATGAGTGAGTcggtatacctacggctgattcatgttgatgtacggcagaacccaacgtaacattgtaaagcaattattttccaatttaaagaattttttttaaaagatgaatgaataaggagtTAACCCTTCAGAGGCTCATCACCTCCCTGTTTACAGTCCTTAGTTTAGTTTAGAAGGCCCTTCATAATCTGGTCTCCATTTACCCTCCCGGCCTCGTCCTTAACCCcacacatgcgcgcacacacactcaGCCACCCCACATGAAGCCCAAGCTCCACCCAAAacaaccactgcaccaccaagccATAGAGACGTGAACTGGTGTGGCCAGGGTTCAGGCCCCACCACCTGTGTTCTTAACCACTCATGCCACAAGGCCTCTTGGCCCCGCTGAACTCACCGCCTGGAGACACTTCCCTCCACTTCACCTGACCAAGTACATTTTATtcagaatttaactcagatgtcaTTGCCTCCAGCGGCCTCTCCTGGGCTTACCTCTGTCCACCACCCTCACATACTGTTATCAGTGTTCTGCCAGTCTGGTTTCTCATGGGATGGTCTGGAAGCCAAGGGCTGGTACAGGGTCGGTTCATTTTCCCCAGTGCCTAGCACACTGCCTGGAGCCTGAGGAGGCTTGATGCGTGTTTACTGGATAAACGAATGAGAAGAAATATTCAAAGGAGGCTCGATTGTCTGGATGGAGAATGCTGGTTAGGAATATTGAGAACGGGGAGGACTGCTGTCTCGGACATCCCCCCACTCCACCGCCCCTACTCCTCTTGTCACAGCTTCTGCTTCCCTTCTCTCTCAGGAGCTGGGCGTGTTGACTCCCTGAGGAAGGGAGATAAACTGGAATTGGCTCTAATCCCATAGTCCCACCCCTGCCATTTTACTGAGTGTGAGGCCTTGGGCAGATTATGGAACCTCTCCATGCCTCTATCTATTTTataggattgttgtgaagatGATACACATAAAGCATTTAGTCCTTTTTTATGATATTTATGCCTGTACTCTATATGTGGAGGCTTGTGCCTTCACATCACTTGCGTTGGCCCCTCTCAGGAGAGGTAAAATACTTGGTACAGGAAGGGGGACCCTTTCAGGGCCCGAGAGTGTGCTCTTGTCTAACATTTGGAAATGAATTATCCAAAGAGACACATATGCtgagaaagcaagagactttactgGGAAGGGgcgcctgggtggagagcagcagggtaagggaacccaggaggactgctctgccgcGTGGGTCCCAGTCTCAGGTTTTACGGTGATGTGATtaatttccaggttgtctctggccaatcgctctgactcagggtccttcatGGTGGCCCGTGCATCATTCAGCCAAGATAAATTCAAGTCAGAAGGactctgggaggttggtaggacatatgGACTGGAGTCTCCTTTTGGCTTTTCCCGAAGTCTTCGGGTTGatggtagcttgttagttccaCGTTCCTTACCAGGACTTCCTGTTGTAAGATAACTCATGTAAGCAGTTACTATCAGGCCTGGGCAGGATGGGCAGTTTCGGTCAGTCGTTCCCCTAACACAAtgatccctgttttacagatgagaaaactgaggtccgcTGTTGGTGACCTTCCCACTGATTCAAACCTATCTCATGAGTCTGAATCCCATACTTTGCCCACTCCTGGCCTTGGATCTCTGAGGCAGAGTAAAGACACTTTAATCAGACACACAGAATTAGGGTGGTGCAGGGGACCCCGACCTCGGCATTTCTCCAGGCATCAGGCCTTGTATTACAAtctggagggcaggaggaaagtcAGCACCTGTAGCAGGCCCAGGGGACAGGGCATTTATCTCTGGACAAACAGATTCCTGGGGCTGGGCTGTGAGGACTGACCAAAGAGGGATAAAGATCAAAGAtgaaagaaagccttccccaaaTTCAGGGGAGCCCCACCCTGACTCCCAGGGCCCAGGTTGAGGGGGAAGCCCCACATCTCCAATCCCGGACTCCAGGATCTGGGAATCTGGTCTAGGCAGCAACGGGGAGGGTGCAGCCCCAACAGTGGGTGAAGACTGGGGAGTGACGGTCTGAGGCCAAGAGGAAGCAGGCCCTGCCCCAGCATCCCTGCCTCTTGCCTCAGTTGTCAGGTGCTGGCTCCATCCCAGCTTCAGCCCAAGGAATGGTTTAGGACAGTCAGAACCTCACAACCTTTGTCCCAGAGAGCTAAGGGCCCGTGAGGGAGGCGCCTCTGGCCTCTCACCCTGGGCCCTGCAGGGACCTGaccagggaggagagggaaagagggaggaggctggagggaccACTCGCCCCAGGAGACAGGTCAGACTTGAAAACACAATTCTAGGGGCTTTTGTTCCAGGGTGTCTTTTTTGTCCTTCtgttcctcaccccacccccaatatTTCTCCAAGAGTAAACAGGCAGAGGGTGGGGTAGAGATGTCTTTGTATGATTTTGACCTTGCAGCAACTAACTAGAAGGAAAAGGGAGGGGAAACTAAGATTTGCATAGGTATCTTCAGAATATCACAATGAAGGAAGTTTGCTTTGGTTCTCCCACTCCTGGCCCAATTGGGAAAAATCTTTATCTGCACATGCTGAAATTTTGGTGACCAACTCCTCCAGCCCCCATGTTGACAATAACAAGTAACATTTGTTCGCTTTTGTCACTTGCCTTAATTACTTGATCCACAGATTGATCCACAAAATTGCCCTCTATggattattattactattataatcTCCATTCTGCTGATGAGGAAAACAAGGGTCAATGAAGTTAAGTGAATCACCCAAGATCAACACAGCTAGTAAGTAACCAAACCAGGACTCCCCGAGTTTGTCCTGGTGTTTGAGaaaaagactccatgctttctctCAAATACCTCCCTACCCCTCGGTGATGATACACAGACTAGAAGGAAAAGGCAGGGGGATCGAGCTGCTTTAAAGAGGCCCCTAGACTTCTCTAAGGGAAACATGGAATCATTGCCAGTGTGAGCTGCCCTGAGATGACCTCCAgaccaaagaggaagagaccaAACATGTatctagtcattcattcattcattcctgaaACTGATATGATGGGCCACGTGCCCAGGGACACAGTGGGTCCCTGCTCGCAGGACACTCACAAGGGCTCAGTTTCCTGGGGAAAACGAGTCAACATAATGAACTGAAATACAAGGCAGATTGTGCCTAGATGACaatagtcattcatttattcagctaaCATTTCCTGAGTGCCTGCTGGAGGCCAGACTCTCTCTTGGAATTTCACAGTCAAATAAAGACACTCTGAGTCCACCAGGAGCCTCCAGTCAGAAGACGGGTAATTAGGAGGCTGCGGCTCCTCCTCTAGTGCTCTCCCCACAATGCCACAGCCTTTCCCTGCATTCCCCAGTGAGCTGTAACTTTACCAGTTACCAGAGAATTTTCAGTACTAACTTGGGCAGGCAAGAACTCAGATGTCCCCACAATACTGGGGGAGTTCTCATTCTCCTCCATGccctttctgaaaaagaaaaaagaaaaaaaaccaagacCCCTTCTAAACACAGGCACCAGTCCCCACGTTGACTGGTGCCATTCACCAGCAGCATCCACACCACCACCCTTGGATCAGCAAGAACCAGGGTCCTCCTCGTAGCCTCCTGCCCCAGAGTCTAGCTTGGCTAGCACCTGACATGTAAGGCATGCTCTATAGATAGAGTAGGTAGGTTATACTGCCAATAACTGAAGCAGGAGGCACAGCTCCCTCCGCAGTTAGGTTAGGCTGATGGGGACGGCTTGGTCCTTGCAAACCTAGTTCTCAGCCTGAAAGAGCTCCTACCTGATGGAGGAGACGGGGGTGCGGGGATCCCCTTATCTGCACTCGCCCTCAGGACACAGATGTGGGCAGCTGACTATCCATCTGTCTAGGGCTGTGGCCCCCACCTAGGGGGTAAGAGGGAGGGAGTGGAGAAGATAGAAAATGAGTGGGACTACAGTCCATCAGTCTAGAAGGACTATTGAGAGTGGGTCAGTCTGGGAAGGGAGGACAGAGACTGGGTGAGGGCATGTGAGATGAAGAGGGGGCCCTGGgtgttgtggggtggggggggcgggtggTGGCAGCCCTAGCACAGGTTGGGAGCTGGAAGGGGCAGGGGGTGATACACTGGAAGACAGACCACAGAGGCTGAAGTGGAAGGCAGACTTAGAGACGAATTCCCAAGGAGGTAAGGTGGGGGGAACTGAAGCAAGCAGGCAGGGGCTGCGGAAGGAGTAGGCAGGGGAGCGGGGCTGAGAGCAAGGAGCACCACCCCCCCAACCTCCTGCCCATGGTATTGATCCACTAGATTACTCAATTTCACCCGTATTGATCAGGTAATTGCTTTATCTCGGGTCTCATTTGAGCTCTGCATTCCCCTggcttccccatctctctctctcattttttttttttttctatcagccTGACACAAGGCTTCTtaacacagaaatatatatatgtatgtgtatatatatatataaagatttggTTAGCCTGCCCAGGGTTGGtgtttggggtgggggatgggagtgCATAGGAGGTGAGACCAGCCTCCCCTCAGAGCCCCTAAATTCTCTTTCAAGAAATCCTTCCTGGCTCCAGATAGTGGAAATGTCTGCCCTCCCAGGGTCTCCAAGGTCCAGGTAAGAGCTGGAGGAAATAGACACCAAAGGCCCTGG includes the following:
- the ETV3 gene encoding ETS translocation variant 3, with product MKAGCSVVEKPEGGGGYQFPDWAYKTESSPGSRQIQLWHFILELLQKEEFRHVIAWQQGEYGEFVIKDPDEVARLWGRRKCKPQMNYDKLSRALRYYYNKRILHKTKGKRFTYKFNFNKLVMPNYPFINIRSSGVVPQSAPPVPTGSSRFHFPPLDTHSPTSDVQPGRFSASSLTASGQESSNGIDRKVELSELEDGPAADWRRGVDLMSSRSAVGGGIGHQKRKPDIMLPLFSRPGMYPDPHSPFAVSPIPGRGGVLHVPVSPALPLTPTIFSYSPSPGLSPFTSSSRFSFSPEEMKHYLHSQACSVFNYHLSPRTFPRYPGLMVPPLQCQAHPEEPSQFSIKLQPPPIGRKNRERVESSEEAAPVPVPTLTPVPPRIKVEPALEKAPESLRQSAREKEERSQEEGTVPGRTTEEEKSTIFARPAAPPVWPSVPISTPSEEPLEVSEDSEDRPGKEPGAPEKKEDALMPPKLRLKRRWNDDPEALSKNGKFLWNGSGPRGLATAAADA